A window of Deinococcota bacterium contains these coding sequences:
- a CDS encoding HRDC domain-containing protein, whose protein sequence is ARGEKRPTYIVLTNDSLRRIAREKPQTLGDLSRVKGIGPVKLERYGAEILALVQDEPKRRTEN, encoded by the coding sequence GGCCAGGGGCGAGAAGAGGCCCACCTACATCGTCCTCACCAACGATTCCTTGAGGCGCATCGCCCGCGAGAAGCCGCAAACGCTGGGCGACTTGAGCCGCGTCAAGGGCATCGGCCCGGTCAAGCTGGAGCGCTACGGCGCGGAGATCCTGGCGCTGGTCCAAGACGAGCCAAAGAGGAGGACCGAGAACTGA